In Glycine max cultivar Williams 82 chromosome 4, Glycine_max_v4.0, whole genome shotgun sequence, the genomic stretch ACAAGATTTGAGTTTCAGTGTTGGCTACATTAGCATATTTATGAAGGCACCAATGAGGAGACATCTCTTAGCAGCCAAAAGAATCATGAGGTACATCAAGGGTACTGTAGATTATGGAATTCTATTTCCTAAAGGAGGTGGAGAATCTGAAATAGAGTTACTTGGCTATTCAAATTCAGATTGGTGTGGCGATAAAAGTAATAGGAAAAGAACTGTTGTTTATGTGTTCTTGAGTGGAGGAGCACCAGTCTCATGGTGTTCAAAGAAAGAAGTCGTGGTAGCTTTGTCCCCTTGTGAAGTTGAGTATGTAGCAGCTTCCATGAGTGCTTGTCAAGTTGTGTGGCTTGACACTTTGATGCAGGAGCTGCAATTGAAGCAAGTTGGAGTTGTGAAACTGTTGGTGGATAATAAGTTTGTAATAGACTTAGCCAAACACCCAACAGCAAATGGGAGAAGTAAGCACATTAAGACTCGGTTTCATTTCCTTAGAGATCAAGTCAACAATGACAAATTAGTATTGGAATATTGTAAAACTGAGTTGCAGGTGGCAGATATATCCACCAAGGCATTGAAAGGAGAAAGATATAGAGACTTGAGAGAGATGCTAAATCTAGTGAACATAAATGTAATATGAATTAAAAAGGGGTGTTAGAAATGTAATTCAGATTAAGAGAATGTAGTAGTTAGTTGAAAAGGAAAAGTTAGTTAACTTATTAGATTGAGTTAGTTACCCCAACCACTTTTT encodes the following:
- the LOC121174712 gene encoding secreted RxLR effector protein 161-like, yielding MANPTYFRQIIGSLRYMCNTRQDLSFSVGYISIFMKAPMRRHLLAAKRIMRYIKGTVDYGILFPKGGGESEIELLGYSNSDWCGDKSNRKRTVVYVFLSGGAPVSWCSKKEVVVALSPCEVEYVAASMSACQVVWLDTLMQELQLKQVGVVKLLVDNKFVIDLAKHPTANGRSKHIKTRFHFLRDQVNNDKLVLEYCKTELQVADISTKALKGERYRDLREMLNLVNINVI